AAATGCCCCTTCTAGTATTTTGAGAGCTGCTTATGAATAGGATTCTTTTTTGTTTTTTTCTTTTTTTCGCCTGTGTAGGGGCAAGCCAGCCGCTTAAGGCTAAGACCTTGCATGCCATTCTTGTAGCGGATACGATTCATGCCGATATCAGCTCTGTCACTCAACCTGATATTAATCGCTGGCAAAAAGAGTTGCGCGTGATTGCCAAGCATGCCCAGCTGGTTTTAAAGGAGAAAATCTTTTCTGGATCCGATTTTCAAAAGACGCTGGTCTCCGCTTATTTAAAAAGTCTTGCCGTTCAACCCGAAGATGCCGTTGTTTTTTTCTTTTCCGGCCATGGCTATCGGACAAGGGAGAAAATCACTCCTTGGCCATTTATTACTTTTGAATTTTATAAGCCTGGTTTGGATTTAAATTGGATTGCCGATACGGTTCGGGCTAAGAAGCCGCAGTTTGCTTTGATCATGGCGGATTGCTGCAATAACTATATAGAACACGGCTTTGGAGGGCCCAGTAAAACCATTCAATTCAATTTAAAGTCCGTGGCTCCTCATTATCCAGGTTATCTTCAGCTATTTTCCCATGCCAAAGGGTGTATCGTGGTCGGAAGTTGCAGTGCAGGGCAATTATCTTATGGATCGCGCTTTGGAGGGCTCTATACGCAATGTTTTTTTTCCAGCTTGCACAAAGAATTGTTAGAAGCTTCGCCAAGCTGGAAAAATTTGCTGCAGCGTACAAATGGGTATATTGGGCACATACAAAAACCAATTTGCGAAGTCTATCGTTGATTACAAATCTTTAAATCAGTTAAAAAAGCATTTACTGTATTTGGAGGTATGGATGATGACGCGAAAAGGACATTTTTTATCTGCTTTATTATTTTCTTCATTTTTTTGCTTAAGCAGTTTGCAAGCGCAATCGGGAGCAATGAGCGGTACCTCTTCTGGAGGAACGATTACGCCTTCTCGCATGGGCCAGCTTCCTCCCTTAGATAAAGGAAGTGGAGCAAGGCCACCTTCAAGTTCCTATACGCCCTCTCGTGTTGCTCCTCCGGCGCCTGTTCCTCAACAGGCAACGTATTTTCATCCAGGTATTTTAGTTTACCGCGGAGGGGCATGGCAAGGGGGGGATCACCTGTTGAATATTACCAACAATATTGGTGTGTATGTTACCATCATAAAGCCGGAAGGGGATAAGCTCGATCTTAATGCAGACCAATTGCGCAAACAGGTGGAGACGATTTTCAGCAAGGAGCCCATTAATCCCACTATCATGACTGCCGAAGGCCAGCCTCCTCTGCCTTTTTTTCAAATCCAAATATTGCTCTATCCCATTGACAAAGGCTATGTTGCATGCTGTGAAGGGCGTTTATTTGAATCAGTCATGTTGCAAAGATTTATGTTTGATCCAGGCATGGGCTTTCAAGCAATTACATGGGAAAAACAAACCTTGCAAGTCGGTCCAACAAATACCATTATCGGACAAATTCAAGACAGTGTTGACGAAATTGCACAATCCTTTGTCGAACGCTATGATAGCTTTGATAAGATTAGAAAAGATCTTTCGCGCTAAATGATTTCAATTGGTTTAACACATGCCTAAAGGGGGAAAAGACAATCGGCTTTTGCCCCTAAAATTTTTAAGGACAGAGTGTTTTTCAAAAAAGCTCTTTAATTCTACTTTTTCTATCATAAGAAGAGAAATTCTATGATTGAAGCTGAAGCCATGTCTTATCTTCGTGCTTATGCTGCGCAGATGCCCGGTAATTTGGTTGAGGCAATCTTAAGAAGCGGGGTCTATTCGTTTGTCATTAGTACTCTTTTATCGGGAAAAATGCAAACAGGACTTCTAGTTGGGACAGTAGCGGCTTCTGTTTCGGTTGTCCATGCTTTGGCCATTCCCCTCTTTCGCAAGCTTTCTCAAACTAATGAGATAACCTGGAGCCAACATGCCGTTTTTTGTGTCATTAATATTGTCTTAGCTCAAGCGGTCTTAAGCTTTTTTATCCCTTATCGAATCAGTGTCTTTGCGGGAACATTTTTTACAATGGCTTCTTCTTTTTTGAGAAATGGATGCAATGAAGAGGCATCCAGAACTAGCATTACTTATATTTTATGGGGCTGAAAAGCTCTGAAAATTGGCATAATCGTTCGTTCTTAATTTGAGCATTTCAAAATCCCTCGTATAAAACCAAAACGTGGAATTCAAGCTATTAATAGAAGCCATCATGGCTTCTAATGAATATTTGAAGGCTTTTTATCAGGCCAACGGAAAACTCTTTCCAAGGAAGCGGCAAATTGGATCATCTTATCCTCGCTGAAATAGTTGCCTATCACTTGCATGCCTATAGGATGGCCTTCGGGAGTCCATCCAATGGGAATATTCATTGCAGGGTGGCCGGACATGTTGAAAGGCAGGGTAAAAGCAGAGTAAAAGAGGCTAGGATCGATCTCTTGTTTATTTGTAGGAAGCTTAGGAGCGGATGAAAGCGGAAAAGGGGGGGTATGAACAGTAGGCGTGACTAAAAAGTCGAGGTGCTCGAGCAAGCGTTCGATTTCCGATTTAATCCATTCCATGTGAATAAGTCCCAAAGAATATTCCATGCCTGTCACTTGTTCTCCCATATGAATCCAAGACTGGGTATAATCGCATAAGTGGTCGGGCTGATGGGCATGCTGCCTTTTAAGTGAAAGAAGGGGAAAAAGCCTATCTGCGGCTAAAATATGCTGGTAATGAAGGAGGGTTCCCTCATCGAATTCTAGGTCCAAAGGAAGGACCACATGGCCTAGGCTTTCCATGACTTTTAGGGCCTTTAGCATCTCCTGATGAACGATTGGATGGACGGAAATAAAGCCCAGGTTTGGTGACCATCCTAGCCGATAAGAGAGGGGTTCTTCATTTAAAGCCGCTTCAATATAGTTTTGTTTGGCAGGGGGCATGGCATGCTGCCCATAGCTATAATTTAAAATGCCGTCCATGGCGAGAGCAGCATCAATCACGTAACGGGTAATAGGGCCTTTCTGGTAAAGGTTCTTTTCGGAAATCGGAACAAGGCTTTTCCGGATCAAGGGAATTTTTCCACGCGTGGATTTAAGGCCGAATACCCCGCAAAAACTGCTAGGGACCCTTGCGCTTGCATGAATATCGCCTACTATACAAATAGGCGCACAGCCCGAGGCAACAGCGGCGGCTGCAGCCGTATTGCCGGCAGATAGGGAAGCATCCCAAGGATTAAGCGTTCTCGGCTTGAGGAGGTTTTCAGGGACCGGATAGAAAAGGAACTCCGACATGTTGATTTTGCCTAGGATAATTGCGCCGGATTCCTTAATAACTTGAATTTCAAAGCTATCTTCTAAAGCCAGGCGATCTTTTAGCGCTAAGGAACCAAAGGTTGTCGGGTATCCTTGCATATCGAGGGTATCTAGGATGGCAAGAGGAATGCCTAGCAGGGGGAGTGGATGGCCTTTCATCAGGTTTTCTTCCGCCAATTGTGCGGATTTCAAGGCATTTTCAGCGGTTATATTAAGAAAAAAATGAAAACGGCGATCGGTTCGTTCAATGTGGGCAAGAAAATGGCGTGCGACTTCTAGAGGGGAAAGTTCTTTTTTTAGGATATGCTGCCTAATGGCATAGGCTGATTCAAAAATGATGTCTTTTTCCATAGGCTAAATAAATAAAACAGTTTGATTGCGCCGACTCATGAGATCCAACATATTCTCTTGCGTGTCTTCATTTCCTTGCTTTTTGTCATATTCCGAAATTTTTTCTTTCCAATTGTTTAAATACAGCGTAAAGCGTGGAAGGGCGTTCCAAAATTCATCAAAAGACGTTTTAGCCGTAAGAAATGTTTCCATTAGGATCAAGCTATTGGAGTGTTTATGAAGAGCTAGGACAAGATTGCCCGTTCCCTGTCCAAAAAGATTGGCGGTAAGCAACATTTCATAAAGGGCTTCTTTATGCTGTTCCGGAACGGCAGCGATCTTTGCATAAAGATAAAAAAAACTCTCGTCGGAAGAACTTCTTAAGTGAAGAAGATAGCGGTCCTGATCATACCAGAACCGTCTAATCCCATAAGCGTCTGTCTGGAGCTTGTCGGAGCCTCCCAATACACGCATCGTTTCTTGTAGGAAATCTTCAAATGTCATAGATCAAGAGATTCTGCATCCTCTTGCATATTCCGAACGGCTTCTTGTTGGATTTGGCTTAGGCTTTTATGGCCTAGGGCAACCTCTCTTAAAGAGGGAAGAATCATTTCAATCAAGAATTCAATCGAGACGACAACCGCAAGCACAGGCTCTGCGGCCATCATAGGCTTTTCGCAAATATGAACATAGCGATAATAAACTAAACGCTCGCTCTCATAGAGGCCAAAGCCGGCCATATCAAGAGTAGCATTTAAATTTAAAATCAAAGAAGTCAGATCCTTCATTGCCGCTTCTGTCGCTAAAAAGGAAGGAACAAGCAAAAATTGCAGAAAATCAATGGATTCCGTATCAGCGGAATCGGGTTCTCTTTCTATTCCTTGCGTCCAAAAAAGATGAAGGACTAAAGGATGACCGTCAACGTCTTGTCCCAAGGAGACAAGCAGCTGCTCGGAGGCATTCATTTCGGTTGGAGGCTGTATGATCGTCTCATAGCCCGCTTGATTAAGATATTCTCCAATTGAAGACAAAGACGTTTGTATGGTGTCTGAAGGCATGAATGCTTTCCATCCTATTTTGTAATTAATTTTACTAAAAGATTAGCTAGCGAAGGATTCTCTGGCCAGTTTGAGCTGCTCAAGAGCTGCTTGGCATAATCTGTTAAATTTTTATCAGAAACGGGAGCTCCTAAAATTTTTTGAAGGCTTTCATCATTGGAAGGAAGCGTTTTTAACTGTTCAATCAATGATCGTTGAGCTTCTTCGCTTACTAGGGCTTCCATTTCTTTCTTTATGAAAATATTTTGAGTTTTTGTCCACTTTTCAATTGCTTTAAGCCCTTGATTTTCTATTTCATTTACAATGATCCTTTGTATTAAAGCGTTTGCAGTTTCGCTATCTCGCTTTTGAATCGCCTCCCTCAACGAGGCTTCTTCTGTTTTGTCAAGCTTTATGCCCCATTTCCTGATTTGCCTGATCACTTGCGGAAGTTGCTTTTGCAAGTGGCTCTCTTTTTCTCCCCATCCAAATTGATTAATTTGTTGGGCGAGTCGCAAGATTTGACTGGAGTCTGATGGGTTAAATTGATTCTTCTGGGCTGCAAGGGCCTTGACCTTTTCCTTTGTTGTTTCTGATAAATGAGAAACTAATTCTTTGGCTAAGCCAGCCTGCTCTTGGCGCTCCTTTTGCTTGGCCCTAAAGGAGCGATAAGCGTAAATGCCTATCCCTATAAGGGTCGCTGTAGCGGCTAAGCCTAACACCGCCCATCCGGCTGGAGTGGCGGCTGCCGCCCCAATGACGCCGACGCTGACCAGTACGGCTGTCACGGTGGCAGCTGCTAAGCCAATGGCAATTAAATACGACTGAAAGCTTTGAAGGCCTGCAAATTTGCGATTGGCAGAGAAGCGATCTTGTTCGCGTTGAAAAAGTTGATGCAATAGCCCTTTTGGATGGACCTGAGCTAATTTCTTAGCTGCATTGGCTTTTATGGACCAGCCAGCCGCCTTGACCGCCAGTGCGGTTCCTTGAATTCCTGCTAAAATGGCTCCGACACCTGTGGCAATGGGACCTAAAAAGAGACTTGCTTTGGCAGCTCCGGCTTGGATGGTTTGCGATAATCCGGGAACGGAATGAATAAATGCGGTGACGCTGGCGGCCAGTGCCACTTGTGAGGCTAAAAGGCCGCTTATCTGCATGCCTCTATTGAAATGAGAGGTCTCCTTCCAGTTTTTGGCTAGAGAATATACGCTTACCACCGTATCGGGGATGGCAGAAATGAAAGACACTCCTTGCACCGCTAAAGCGCCGGTTCCTACCGCTTTAATAGACTTGGATAAATTATTTAGCGTGGAATAAGCCAAGCCGATCATCTTATTAAAAATACTCTGGACGAATCCCCCATGCTTAAACGCTAGTTTTTTGGCTGAAGCAAGCGCGCTTTTGGAAGGCATCTCCCTATTGGCTGCTGACGTTGAAAAAGAAGAGGTGATATTCTCTTCTTGTATCGGTTCAGCTGCAATGACTTGGTTGGCATAATCCGGGTGAGCGGCAACAGGATGCGATGCAGCTAAAGAAGCGGGTGTTGTTTTTTCTAAGGATTCCACGGACGTTAAGGAGGATAGCAAGTCCTCTTGTTGTGGAATAGGAGAAGGAGAGGAGGATAGAGGAGAAAGAGAATGATTATCCATTTCTATTCCTTCCAATTAATATCTATTCTTAATAGTTATTATACTTTTTTTATTAATCTGTGGGAATAATATTCGCCGACAGGCGTATGGATAAGAAAAGACAGGCAGACTTCGAGTAGTATGCCCTAAAATAAAAGGCAAAGGCAAAGGCGCGGAGACAATTGGTCTGGAGAAGAAAAAGGCCGGCTAGACCAAACAAGCCACGCGAGTGGCGCATGAGTAGTCGCTGTATGGAGACGCTGCCGGAACCGACGAACAAAAGGGGGAGGGGGAATTTTAGAGTGTATGTAACTTAAAATTCCCCTCGCTGTTAAATGCTAGAAGGCGCGGGTCCGGAAACAGTGAAACGGTGGGCTGGCTGTGCGGAACAAGCGATCGTGCCAGATCGATCTTGTTGAATTTGCTTGATCAGGTCGATCATTTCAATGGCGGTTTGTGCGGCTTCCGCTCCTTTATTTCCGGCTTTGGTTCCTGCCCGTTCAATTGCTTGCTCAATTGTGTCAGTTGTAAGGACACCGAAAATAATGGGCAGCTGCAAATCTAAAGACAGGCGGGCGATTCCGGAAGAGACTTGCCCGGCGACATAATCGAAATGCGGTGTTGCCCCACGAATAACAGCTCCTAGGCAAATAATGGCATCGTATTGTCCGGAATGGGCCAATTGCTGAGCGGCAAGGGGAATTTCGAAAGCACCGGGAACCCAAGCGACCGTGATGGCTTGGTTTGGAACACTAAAGCGTTCTAGGGAATCGAGGGCGCCCTCTAATAAGCTTTTGGTTATCATTTCATTAAAGCGGGCAATGACAATGCCGATTCGCGGCTGAGCAGTTGTTAGCTTGCCTTTATATTCTTTCATAAGCTCCTTTTATTTCAGCTAAAGGGACATTCCGCAATCTGCGAATTCTAATAAATGGCCCAATTTGTTCTTTTTAGCCAGCAAATAGCGTTTATTTTCTTCAGTTAAGCTTGTATGAAGGGGGACCCGTTCAACAATTTCCAGGTCATAGCCGGCAATTCCTTTGTACTTAGAAGGATTATTTGTCATCAAACGAATGGTTGTTAGTCCTAAATCTGCTAAGATCTGGGCGCCAATGCCATATTCGCGGGAATCAATGGGAAAGCCCAATTCTATATTGGCTTCTACGGTATCTCGTCCTTGATCTTGCAGTTGATACGCCCGCAGCTTATGGCCCAATCCGATGCCTCGACCTTCGTGCCCGCGTAAATAAATAATGGCTCCTAACCCCTCCTGGGTGATTTTTTGCATGGCATGCTGCAGCTGAGAGCCACAGTCGCAGCGCTTGGATCCAAATACATCTCCCGTCAGGCATTCGGAATGGACGCGAACGAGGACATTAGGCTGATTGCGGATATCTCCTTTTACCAGAGCAATATGCTGGATGCCGTCCAATTTTGACTCATAGACATAAGCGGTGAATTCTCCGTAAGTTGTCGGCAGGCGTGCTTGAGAGATGCAGTCCACCAATTTTTCGCGTTTGCGGCGGTAGCGTACGATGTCTGCAACAGTAATAAGGGGAATGTCGTGCTGAGCAGCAAATTTTTCTAAATCAGGCATGCGCATCATTGTGCCGTCATCATTGATCAATTCAGCAATGACGCCTGCAGGATAGAGGTTGGCCAATTGGGCAAGATCGACAGCAGCTTCCGTGTGTCCCGCACGTTTGAGAACACCGCCTTCCCGATAGCGAAGAGGAAAAATATGACCGGGGCGGCAGAGGTCTTCCGGTTTTGTGCTAGGGTCGATCAAAGATAAAATGGTCTTAGTCCGATCGGCCGCAGAGACGCCTGTCGATATGTCATATCGATAGTCGACGGAAACCGTAAAAGCCGTTTGCTTGCGGTCTGTATTTTCGGCGACCATCTGCGGCAAACGCAGCTCGTCTAGGCGAGATCCGGTCATGGCTAAGCAAACAATACCGGTTGTATAGCGAATCATGAAAGCTAACGCTTCTGGTGTGACCATTTCAGCTGGCAGAATGAGGTCGCCTTCATTTTCCCGGTTTTCATCATCTGCGACGATGACAAATTTTCCCTTAGCTAAAGCCTTTAAGGCTTCTTCAATGCGTTGAATGCTCATATAATGATCCTATTTGATCAGACTTAAATTGAAAGGGGACTAAAAGACGCTCAATATACTTAGCCATTAAATCGACTTCTAAATTGACCAGCTCTCCAGGCTTTTTGATTCCAAGCGTGGTTACCTGTGCCGTGTGGGGGATCATCGCGAAAGAAAAATCCTTCTCTCCAAGAGTTGCAATTGTCAAGCTCACTCCATCGACAGCAATAGAGCCTTTATAAACCAAATATTTCATCAAGTCGGGAGAAAGCTGAATGGTGACTTGCCAAGATCCGTCGCTCAATGCTTGTTTATTTTTAATGGTTCCTACATCGTCAATATGGCCTTGAACAAGATGGCCTCCCAAGCGATCTTGGTACCTGATCGCGCGTTCTAAGTTGACCGAATCTCCTTCTTTGAGGAGGCGGAAATTTGTGCGATCGAGGGTCTCTTGGACAACATCGCAATACCATCCCTGGGAAGAAAAATCGACAAGTGTTAGGCAGCATCCATTCACACTGATCGAATCGCCTATTTTGGCATCCTCCAGCACGCGATGCGCGCTAATATGAAAGCGGGCTCCGCTTGTTTTCCATTCAATGGACGCGATTTTTCCTAATTCTTCAACAATACCTGTAAACATTGAATAGCCTGAATGCTCTTAATATTTAGTATAAGTCTTTGATATTACTAGGTTTTTTGATAAAAATTAAACAAAATTTTCTTGTTTGATCAGTTCCTGCCTTATTTGCTGTAAGAGCGCGTATTAAAACCGCTAATGATCTATTCGGGTTCTGTAAAGGCCGAGAGGATAGGCATTCAGCCTTTTTATCTGGTTAAAAAAGGCTGGCAGACAGGGCAAAAATGTGTGCTGCGTTGAGCCACTATGCGCTTTTCTATGATATGCCCGCATCGCGGGCAAGGTTTGCCCGTGCGCCTGAAGACATTAAGGAGGGTTTGGTGTTGACCGCGCGTCCCATCGAGTCGGTAATAATTCGTGCGGCCCGTTCCAAGCGTCGTGCCTCGGCTTTCAATCCCTCTTTTTAGCACATGCCTGATCCCGTCATATAGCTTCTTAGCCTCCTGCGCATTGAGCTGATTGGCTGGCTGCAAGGGATGAAGCCCGGCTTCCCAGAGCGCTTCATCGACATAAATGTTGCCTAATCCGGCCAAAAAAGACTGATCGAGAAGAAGGGGTTTTAAGGCGCGTTTGCGTCCCTTTAATAAACGCTTAAAAGCCTCTAGGGAAAAGTCTGGACCTAAAGGCTCAGGGCCGATCTTGCCGATGACTTCATCCAGATGGTGGACCAAATACCAACGTCCGAACTTGCGGGTGTCGTGAAAACGCAGCTCCTGTTGATTGTCCAATCGAAATTGCAAACGGACGTAAGGGGAGAGGGGAACATCCGGAGGCATCAACATAAGCTTTCCGGTCATGCGCAGATGGGCAAGGAGATAAAGGTGATTGGATAAATGAAAAATGAGATATTTTCCGCGTCGATCTAGGCCAATAATGGTTTGATGGCGTACGTGCTGGCAAAAAGTGTTGGCGTCAGGTGTGCTGATCGTGCGAGGCCAAAAGATATCCGCATGCTCAATTTTTCTTCCTACTAGCCCTGCTTGCTCTAAATCGGTTAAAATTGTATGGACTTCCGGCATCTCTGGCATTGACATCCTATGGGGTAAGCAGCTGTCTATTTTAAGTAAATAAAGACTTAAACAGAATCTTTTTTTACATTCTTGTAGACTAAAAAGAAAAATATGTTACAATTAAGGTAGTACATGAGTTGAGGTAAACGCAATCATTTGACATTATACCCTTTACGCATACAGTTAGTGTAGCGCAAAGAGGTTCATACGTATACTTTTTGAGGCCTGATTAGGATAAGTTGGCAACTTGCTTCTGTTCTTATTAGACTATCACATCTGTTGAACTCAAAGTTAGATACCTTGTTTCCCCTTGCTTCTTACACTATGGATGAGTAATTGTCTTTTGCTTAAAAAGCAAAAGCGCGCGTGTCCTTATTCAGAGTCAGGGGGAGCTGAATAAGCACAAGTTAGACCCCTTGTTAACTTAATCCTATGGAGAATTTTATGAAGAAAATATTTGTTGGTAACTTGTCTTGGAAAACATCCGAAGACCAACTAAAAGCGCATTTTGAAGCCTTCGGAAAAGTTGTCAGTGCCAAGATCGTTACTGATCAAATGACAGGCAAATCTAAAGGTTTCGGCTTTGTCGAAATGGAAGATGCTGATGCCGCAGCAAACGCAATCCGCGAATTGAATGGCAAGCCTTTAGGAGACAGAAGCCTGCGCGTTAGCTTAGCTCAAGAAAGAGATCGCAGCGAAAGAAGAGAGCCACGTTCTTCTTTTGGCGGCGGCCGTTCTAACTACCGTTCAAACGCTTAATCTCCTTCTACTCAGAAGTACGCTCTCTTGTAGAGCTTTTGATTAAAGGCAAGAGTCTATTAATTAGACTCTTGCCTCTTTTATTTTCTCCTTTCTAAGAAAGAATTAAAATTCCTAATGCCTATATTCAATCTGTCTCAGCCAGATTCCCATGCGGGTGACGGAATTTACACGTGTAATGGCTTATCGTTGAAATGATTTTAAGTAGGCCAATCCAAACACTCTAAGTGTCTGGCAGACTAAATCTACCATTTTCTATCTAGGATGAAAATAAATAGGGCTTCTGATAAAAATAAAAATTTGAAATTAGTGTTAATTTTAATCTCTATTTTCAACTTTTTATAAGGGAGTTTGCCATGCTGATCGGAATACCAAAATGGTCTCATTTGCCATTTAACCTAGCCCTAGCAGGGGGAGTGGGTTATGCTGTAGGTCTAATTGGAAATCTCAATACCAAGTTGAGTGCGGGCATTCCTGCTATCTATACACTTGCAGATCATATTTTTTTTCAATTGTCTCGTCTTGTCTTGAACCGCTTCAATTACCGTTTATCAGTCATAAGACTTTATAACATCACTAATACGCTTATTTCTGCCGCTACCATTGTAGCAATGAGGCAATTTGATCTTATCTCTCTTCGCACAGCAGGCGCTTTAGGATTTGTGACCGGTGCGATTTTAATCGCTCGCCTCACCATCATTTACTCAAACGGTCAAACCGTATAATTTAATAACAAGTAAGATTTCTGCTTATTTAAGCCAAGCCTGATCTTTTGCAGGCTTGGCTTTGGCTTTGGCTTTTTAAGAAGAAGAAGATGGTGATATTATCAGACCTTGGGAAAAAA
Above is a window of Candidatus Protochlamydia phocaeensis DNA encoding:
- a CDS encoding riboflavin synthase, coding for MFTGIVEELGKIASIEWKTSGARFHISAHRVLEDAKIGDSISVNGCCLTLVDFSSQGWYCDVVQETLDRTNFRLLKEGDSVNLERAIRYQDRLGGHLVQGHIDDVGTIKNKQALSDGSWQVTIQLSPDLMKYLVYKGSIAVDGVSLTIATLGEKDFSFAMIPHTAQVTTLGIKKPGELVNLEVDLMAKYIERLLVPFQFKSDQIGSLYEHSTH
- the ribE gene encoding 6,7-dimethyl-8-ribityllumazine synthase, with the protein product MKEYKGKLTTAQPRIGIVIARFNEMITKSLLEGALDSLERFSVPNQAITVAWVPGAFEIPLAAQQLAHSGQYDAIICLGAVIRGATPHFDYVAGQVSSGIARLSLDLQLPIIFGVLTTDTIEQAIERAGTKAGNKGAEAAQTAIEMIDLIKQIQQDRSGTIACSAQPAHRFTVSGPAPSSI
- the mutM gene encoding bifunctional DNA-formamidopyrimidine glycosylase/DNA-(apurinic or apyrimidinic site) lyase — protein: MPEMPEVHTILTDLEQAGLVGRKIEHADIFWPRTISTPDANTFCQHVRHQTIIGLDRRGKYLIFHLSNHLYLLAHLRMTGKLMLMPPDVPLSPYVRLQFRLDNQQELRFHDTRKFGRWYLVHHLDEVIGKIGPEPLGPDFSLEAFKRLLKGRKRALKPLLLDQSFLAGLGNIYVDEALWEAGLHPLQPANQLNAQEAKKLYDGIRHVLKRGIESRGTTLGTGRTNYYRLDGTRGQHQTLLNVFRRTGKPCPRCGHIIEKRIVAQRSTHFCPVCQPFLTR
- a CDS encoding caspase family protein; translation: MNRILFCFFLFFACVGASQPLKAKTLHAILVADTIHADISSVTQPDINRWQKELRVIAKHAQLVLKEKIFSGSDFQKTLVSAYLKSLAVQPEDAVVFFFSGHGYRTREKITPWPFITFEFYKPGLDLNWIADTVRAKKPQFALIMADCCNNYIEHGFGGPSKTIQFNLKSVAPHYPGYLQLFSHAKGCIVVGSCSAGQLSYGSRFGGLYTQCFFSSLHKELLEASPSWKNLLQRTNGYIGHIQKPICEVYR
- a CDS encoding RNA recognition motif domain-containing protein, with product MKKIFVGNLSWKTSEDQLKAHFEAFGKVVSAKIVTDQMTGKSKGFGFVEMEDADAAANAIRELNGKPLGDRSLRVSLAQERDRSERREPRSSFGGGRSNYRSNA
- a CDS encoding type III secretion system chaperone; the protein is MTFEDFLQETMRVLGGSDKLQTDAYGIRRFWYDQDRYLLHLRSSSDESFFYLYAKIAAVPEQHKEALYEMLLTANLFGQGTGNLVLALHKHSNSLILMETFLTAKTSFDEFWNALPRFTLYLNNWKEKISEYDKKQGNEDTQENMLDLMSRRNQTVLFI
- a CDS encoding bifunctional 3,4-dihydroxy-2-butanone-4-phosphate synthase/GTP cyclohydrolase II — translated: MSIQRIEEALKALAKGKFVIVADDENRENEGDLILPAEMVTPEALAFMIRYTTGIVCLAMTGSRLDELRLPQMVAENTDRKQTAFTVSVDYRYDISTGVSAADRTKTILSLIDPSTKPEDLCRPGHIFPLRYREGGVLKRAGHTEAAVDLAQLANLYPAGVIAELINDDGTMMRMPDLEKFAAQHDIPLITVADIVRYRRKREKLVDCISQARLPTTYGEFTAYVYESKLDGIQHIALVKGDIRNQPNVLVRVHSECLTGDVFGSKRCDCGSQLQHAMQKITQEGLGAIIYLRGHEGRGIGLGHKLRAYQLQDQGRDTVEANIELGFPIDSREYGIGAQILADLGLTTIRLMTNNPSKYKGIAGYDLEIVERVPLHTSLTEENKRYLLAKKNKLGHLLEFADCGMSL
- a CDS encoding amidase; protein product: MEKDIIFESAYAIRQHILKKELSPLEVARHFLAHIERTDRRFHFFLNITAENALKSAQLAEENLMKGHPLPLLGIPLAILDTLDMQGYPTTFGSLALKDRLALEDSFEIQVIKESGAIILGKINMSEFLFYPVPENLLKPRTLNPWDASLSAGNTAAAAAVASGCAPICIVGDIHASARVPSSFCGVFGLKSTRGKIPLIRKSLVPISEKNLYQKGPITRYVIDAALAMDGILNYSYGQHAMPPAKQNYIEAALNEEPLSYRLGWSPNLGFISVHPIVHQEMLKALKVMESLGHVVLPLDLEFDEGTLLHYQHILAADRLFPLLSLKRQHAHQPDHLCDYTQSWIHMGEQVTGMEYSLGLIHMEWIKSEIERLLEHLDFLVTPTVHTPPFPLSSAPKLPTNKQEIDPSLFYSAFTLPFNMSGHPAMNIPIGWTPEGHPIGMQVIGNYFSEDKMIQFAASLERVFRWPDKKPSNIH